The following are from one region of the Coriobacteriia bacterium genome:
- a CDS encoding type III pantothenate kinase, producing the protein MILAVDIGNTQTVLGLIAEGSIDSRWRVSTDPTMTADEIRAKIGGLLALDGHSRGDVDGVVIASVVPTLTAAYEELAERMTGARPLVVGPGLKTGLAVAYENPREVGADRIVNAVAAIAAHGAPVIVVDFGTATTLDVVDSSGAYLGGAIAPGIETSAEALFRRAARLSAVDLEPPTRVIGRNTRESVQAGLLFGEAARVDGLVRRTFVELGYECPVVATGGLAERMAPLCETITAVDVDLTLKGLALVWERNA; encoded by the coding sequence ATGATACTCGCCGTCGATATCGGCAACACGCAGACCGTTCTCGGCCTTATCGCCGAAGGCTCGATCGACAGCCGCTGGCGCGTGTCCACCGATCCCACGATGACCGCCGACGAGATCCGCGCGAAGATCGGCGGGCTGCTCGCGCTCGACGGACACTCCCGTGGCGACGTCGACGGCGTTGTGATCGCCTCGGTGGTGCCCACGCTCACGGCAGCCTATGAGGAGCTGGCCGAGCGCATGACGGGCGCCCGCCCGCTCGTGGTGGGACCGGGTCTCAAGACCGGTCTCGCGGTGGCCTACGAGAACCCGCGCGAGGTGGGGGCGGACCGCATCGTGAATGCGGTGGCGGCGATCGCCGCGCACGGGGCGCCGGTCATCGTCGTCGACTTCGGGACCGCCACGACCCTCGATGTGGTCGACAGCAGCGGCGCGTACCTCGGCGGCGCCATCGCGCCCGGGATCGAGACGAGCGCCGAGGCGCTCTTCCGCCGCGCGGCGCGGCTCTCGGCGGTCGACCTCGAACCGCCGACGCGCGTGATCGGCCGCAACACCCGCGAGTCCGTGCAGGCCGGTCTGCTCTTCGGCGAAGCGGCGCGGGTGGACGGACTCGTGCGGCGCACGTTCGTCGAGCTCGGCTACGAGTGTCCGGTGGTCGCCACCGGCGGGCTTGCCGAGCGGATGGCGCCGCTGTGCGAGACGATCACGGCAGTCGACGTGGACCTCACGCTCAAGGGGCTTGCGCTCGTGTGGGAGCGCAACGCCTGA
- a CDS encoding cytochrome c maturation protein CcmE, whose product MNKRAKQRLIGVTILILVAVAAIIWFSGFMNATATPVSIADVLSDETLVGTQVEVTGQVVAGSWISGTQPFVFEIEDGEDEESGRVRVVWNDVVPGSFGDGTTATVTGTIAADGSVEAKYLVTKCPSKYESATGALTVNDVLNRADEFAGAATLKVTGFVVNGSIKDAGAPVRFQIADDATGGTALDVSFGGGLPDDLADGVKVVITGSLEEDGVFQCAEVALDEAAQ is encoded by the coding sequence GTGAACAAGCGGGCAAAGCAGCGTCTCATTGGGGTGACGATCCTCATTCTCGTGGCGGTCGCCGCGATCATCTGGTTCAGCGGCTTCATGAATGCCACGGCGACGCCGGTCTCGATCGCCGACGTACTGTCGGACGAGACTCTGGTGGGCACGCAGGTCGAGGTCACCGGCCAGGTCGTGGCGGGCTCCTGGATCTCGGGCACCCAGCCGTTCGTCTTCGAGATCGAGGACGGCGAGGACGAGGAATCCGGTCGTGTCCGCGTGGTCTGGAACGATGTCGTGCCCGGCTCCTTCGGCGATGGCACGACCGCCACGGTCACCGGCACGATCGCCGCAGACGGCTCGGTCGAGGCCAAGTACCTCGTCACGAAATGTCCGTCGAAGTACGAGTCCGCGACCGGCGCCCTCACCGTGAACGACGTGCTCAACAGGGCCGATGAGTTCGCTGGCGCTGCTACGCTCAAGGTGACGGGATTCGTGGTCAACGGCTCGATCAAGGATGCCGGTGCGCCGGTCCGTTTCCAGATCGCCGATGACGCCACCGGCGGCACGGCGCTCGACGTCTCCTTCGGCGGCGGGCTGCCGGACGATCTCGCCGATGGCGTTAAGGTCGTCATCACCGGTTCGCTCGAGGAAGACGGTGTGTTCCAGTGTGCCGAGGTGGCCCTCGACGAGGCCGCTCAGTAG
- the ccsA gene encoding cytochrome c biogenesis protein CcsA produces MDLGTLGNVLLALASVCAVASMVSFAAAGKDGVNARRVGYLLTFGATGFITLATVLLATAFLSENWSLQYVVFNHPTITGPWAWVYRLSGVWAGREGSLLFWEWVLSIYAAFIAAKFLKSDNRLGSTGLAILNFVQLFFLAALFIDTNNPFVLTPAGYVDPVTGALLVSAAMNPLLQTWAMLLHPPTLFIGYAGLAVPFAFGLAALITGDTSKQWVVLSDRITVFSWLLLGIGIGLGSVWAYYELAFGGYWAWDPVENASLLPWLTGVGLIHSMTVYRRRDGYKAWAFMMAAVTFVFVLLGTFITRSGIVQSVHAFQEDPLSFWLFLIMMVGSLLAMAVGVILRKDRLTSDSDGFERIFSKEGSYYFNNVIMLISAILVAYLTLAPAFPSWMPLGGQSVKIPAYDALARPIGIFYILVMTVCPILSWGGAGWKKFWEKAKMPVIIGSVLAAAFLAMYVFFMLPFFTPSADAPTWWHHFIAIAGVIVAGYAIGLPIWLFTDGARKRAAATETSFASALGWIVTKARTQSGGYLTHLGMGVILLGLVGSTMFVTTHNATLAPQAGASYEANGYTFSYVGLEETQENVPEGGTKGDTVYTLQTDVTKDGKKIDTLSPQMRFPQQLAQNNQSTQHVSIMHEPFKDVFLSFSGTDAANNAVLTIKFFPMQTWVWVGFLITIIGSAIAAWPKKQRAA; encoded by the coding sequence ATGGACCTGGGTACCCTCGGCAATGTGCTGCTCGCGCTTGCGAGCGTGTGCGCAGTCGCATCGATGGTGTCGTTTGCCGCGGCAGGCAAGGACGGGGTGAACGCTCGCAGGGTGGGTTACCTGCTCACCTTCGGCGCTACCGGATTCATCACTCTCGCGACCGTCCTGCTGGCCACCGCGTTCCTGAGCGAGAACTGGTCGCTGCAGTACGTGGTGTTCAACCACCCGACCATCACCGGCCCGTGGGCGTGGGTCTACCGCCTCTCGGGTGTATGGGCCGGGCGTGAGGGCTCGCTGCTCTTCTGGGAGTGGGTGCTCTCGATCTACGCCGCGTTCATCGCCGCCAAGTTCCTCAAGAGCGACAACCGCCTCGGCTCTACCGGCCTTGCGATCCTGAACTTCGTGCAGCTCTTCTTCCTGGCCGCGCTGTTCATCGACACGAACAACCCGTTCGTGCTCACGCCGGCCGGATACGTGGATCCGGTCACCGGGGCGCTGCTGGTGAGCGCCGCGATGAACCCGCTCCTGCAGACGTGGGCGATGTTGTTGCACCCGCCGACGCTGTTCATCGGGTACGCGGGTCTTGCGGTGCCGTTCGCGTTCGGCCTCGCCGCGCTCATCACTGGTGACACCTCCAAGCAGTGGGTCGTGCTCTCGGACCGGATCACCGTCTTCTCCTGGCTGCTGCTCGGCATCGGCATCGGCCTCGGCTCGGTGTGGGCGTATTACGAGCTGGCGTTCGGCGGGTACTGGGCGTGGGACCCGGTGGAGAACGCGTCACTGCTCCCGTGGCTCACGGGCGTGGGACTCATACACTCGATGACCGTCTACCGCCGTCGCGACGGGTACAAGGCCTGGGCGTTCATGATGGCTGCAGTCACCTTCGTATTCGTGCTGCTCGGTACGTTCATCACGCGCTCGGGCATCGTTCAGTCGGTGCATGCGTTCCAGGAGGACCCGCTCTCGTTCTGGCTGTTCCTCATCATGATGGTGGGTTCGCTGCTCGCCATGGCTGTCGGCGTGATTCTGCGCAAGGACCGTCTCACGAGCGACAGCGACGGATTTGAGCGCATCTTCTCTAAAGAGGGTTCGTACTACTTCAACAACGTGATCATGCTCATCTCGGCCATCCTGGTGGCCTATCTCACCTTGGCCCCGGCCTTCCCATCGTGGATGCCGCTCGGCGGGCAGTCGGTCAAGATTCCCGCGTACGACGCGCTCGCGCGTCCGATTGGCATCTTCTACATTCTCGTGATGACCGTCTGCCCGATCCTCTCGTGGGGCGGTGCCGGGTGGAAGAAGTTCTGGGAGAAGGCGAAGATGCCGGTCATCATCGGCTCGGTTCTCGCCGCCGCATTCCTGGCGATGTACGTGTTCTTCATGCTGCCGTTCTTCACGCCTAGCGCGGACGCGCCCACGTGGTGGCATCACTTCATCGCGATCGCGGGTGTCATCGTGGCCGGCTATGCCATCGGGCTCCCGATCTGGCTGTTCACCGACGGGGCTCGCAAGCGGGCTGCCGCGACCGAGACCTCGTTCGCCTCGGCGCTCGGGTGGATCGTCACCAAGGCCCGCACCCAGTCGGGCGGCTATCTGACGCACCTCGGCATGGGTGTGATCCTGCTCGGTCTCGTAGGTTCGACGATGTTCGTGACCACGCACAACGCCACGCTGGCGCCGCAGGCGGGTGCGAGCTACGAGGCGAACGGCTACACGTTCAGCTACGTCGGGCTTGAGGAGACGCAGGAGAACGTGCCCGAGGGCGGTACGAAGGGTGATACCGTCTACACGCTGCAGACCGACGTCACCAAAGACGGCAAGAAGATCGACACACTCAGCCCGCAGATGCGATTCCCGCAGCAGCTTGCGCAGAACAACCAGAGCACCCAGCACGTGTCCATCATGCACGAGCCGTTCAAGGACGTCTTCCTGTCGTTCTCGGGCACCGATGCCGCCAACAACGCTGTGCTCACCATCAAGTTCTTCCCGATGCAGACGTGGGTGTGGGTCGGCTTCCTGATCACCATCATCGGCAGCGCGATCGCGGCGTGGCCCAAGAAGCAGCGGGCGGCGTAG
- a CDS encoding ABC transporter ATP-binding protein, with the protein MDDGPNTGNALEVRELTRAFGVRKALDGVSFDLPEQAFLSVFGPNGAGKTTLVKVLTTLLNPTSGSARVLGLDVVADAVAMRSRIGLISHNPLLYPDLTAEENLLFFSEMYGIDKPHVRVDELLEAVELDHRRLDLTRTFSRGMLQRLSIARALLHRPEVIFLDEPYSGLDPHAMDILDGLIAQIRDKHTFVMISHDLDKGLELCSHALILAKGRVVLFEPREALDDAVFRDTYRSTVGMGVA; encoded by the coding sequence ATGGACGACGGGCCGAACACAGGCAACGCGCTGGAGGTCCGGGAGCTTACCCGGGCCTTCGGCGTGCGCAAGGCGCTCGACGGCGTCAGCTTCGATCTGCCCGAGCAAGCGTTCCTCTCGGTGTTCGGACCGAACGGCGCGGGGAAGACCACGCTCGTCAAGGTGCTCACCACGCTCCTCAACCCCACCAGCGGCTCCGCTAGGGTGCTCGGCCTCGACGTGGTAGCCGACGCGGTCGCGATGCGGAGCCGCATCGGCCTCATCAGCCACAACCCGCTGCTGTATCCGGACCTCACCGCCGAGGAGAACCTACTGTTCTTTTCGGAGATGTACGGCATCGACAAGCCGCACGTTCGCGTAGATGAACTCCTCGAGGCGGTCGAGCTCGATCACCGCAGACTCGATCTCACGCGCACCTTCTCGCGCGGCATGCTGCAGCGACTGTCGATCGCCCGCGCTCTCCTGCACCGGCCCGAGGTGATCTTCCTCGACGAGCCGTACTCGGGGCTCGACCCGCATGCGATGGACATCCTCGACGGACTCATCGCGCAGATCCGCGACAAGCACACGTTCGTGATGATCAGTCACGATCTCGACAAGGGGCTGGAGCTCTGTAGTCACGCGCTCATCCTCGCGAAGGGTCGTGTCGTGCTCTTCGAGCCTCGCGAGGCGCTCGACGATGCTGTCTTCCGCGATACCTACCGCTCGACCGTGGGCATGGGGGTGGCGTAG
- a CDS encoding heme exporter protein CcmB, with the protein MANLSGRQFRAMLRKDLVMEFRTKEMLTSMGLYSLLTMVVYFVALSQTGAGFDVRDIAAGLLWLAFIFTSMLGLNRSLVHEKDQGCLDALLLSPVDRPVIFFAKVVGNLAFLLVVEALTIPVFAFLFLQGGGFEVGTLVLIPLVLVAGSVGIAGVGTLLATMSVNTSGKDFILPVLFIPLAYPLLLGAVTATAAAITGTPEALGTFWAGMAWVFGYDVIMLLASYGLYEFIVGA; encoded by the coding sequence GTGGCGAACCTCTCCGGGCGTCAGTTCCGCGCCATGCTCAGGAAAGACCTTGTCATGGAGTTCCGCACCAAAGAGATGCTCACATCGATGGGCCTCTACTCGCTGCTCACGATGGTCGTGTACTTCGTTGCGCTGTCGCAGACCGGTGCTGGCTTTGACGTGCGCGACATCGCGGCAGGGTTGCTGTGGCTCGCGTTCATCTTCACCTCGATGCTGGGACTCAACCGATCCTTGGTACACGAGAAGGACCAGGGCTGTCTGGATGCGCTGTTGCTGTCGCCGGTGGACCGCCCGGTGATCTTCTTCGCGAAGGTTGTGGGCAATCTGGCATTCCTGCTGGTGGTCGAGGCGCTCACGATCCCGGTGTTCGCCTTCTTGTTCCTGCAGGGCGGGGGCTTCGAAGTCGGTACGCTTGTGCTGATCCCGCTCGTGTTAGTCGCGGGCTCGGTAGGCATTGCGGGGGTGGGCACGCTGCTCGCTACGATGTCGGTGAACACGTCGGGGAAGGACTTCATCCTCCCGGTGCTGTTCATCCCGCTGGCGTACCCGCTGCTGCTCGGTGCGGTCACCGCCACGGCTGCCGCCATCACCGGCACGCCCGAGGCGCTCGGCACGTTCTGGGCAGGGATGGCGTGGGTGTTCGGATACGATGTGATCATGCTGCTGGCCTCGTACGGTCTGTACGAGTTCATCGTCGGCGCGTAG
- a CDS encoding cytochrome c biogenesis protein gives MKSASTRAFIALALGGVLTLGAFLGTFFWAGVPDFGYVRTANRTDSVRYQGPFEEEIDEARYLQNYADYQVTVEAGGETFEGRIVEVTDDEITLATDTGDASAPKDVIKVDEFTSATVYGSTYGRPDWGQKIFYFHVPVAEISFIVFAVAAFYGLRFIMTRKREYDVKARISMEVTVAFITMTMATGILWTKAAWGVWWDWEPRLTTYFILTLLAIAYFVLRNAVEDEERRALYGAAFSILAFIDAPISFFITRLIPSNHPVIERGGLEPPMLISFIVAQIGMLLIGYAIYQVRMGEMTLQDRIERAKSQLER, from the coding sequence GTGAAGTCCGCGAGCACCAGGGCATTCATCGCACTCGCGCTGGGAGGCGTGCTCACACTGGGTGCGTTCCTCGGCACGTTCTTCTGGGCCGGCGTGCCCGACTTCGGCTACGTCCGCACGGCGAACAGGACCGACTCGGTCCGCTACCAGGGCCCCTTTGAGGAGGAGATCGACGAGGCCCGGTATCTGCAGAACTACGCGGACTATCAGGTCACGGTCGAAGCTGGCGGTGAGACGTTCGAGGGCCGGATCGTCGAGGTCACCGATGACGAGATCACCCTTGCGACTGACACGGGTGACGCCAGCGCGCCCAAAGACGTCATCAAGGTGGACGAGTTCACCTCGGCCACGGTCTACGGCTCGACGTACGGGCGTCCCGACTGGGGCCAGAAGATCTTCTACTTCCACGTGCCGGTCGCCGAGATCTCATTCATCGTCTTCGCCGTGGCCGCGTTCTACGGCTTGCGCTTCATCATGACGCGCAAGCGCGAGTACGACGTAAAGGCGCGCATCTCGATGGAGGTCACGGTGGCCTTCATCACGATGACGATGGCCACGGGTATCCTGTGGACGAAGGCGGCGTGGGGCGTGTGGTGGGACTGGGAGCCGAGGCTCACCACGTACTTCATCCTCACGCTGCTTGCAATCGCGTACTTCGTGCTGCGCAATGCCGTCGAGGACGAGGAGCGCCGGGCGTTGTACGGGGCCGCGTTCAGCATCCTGGCGTTCATAGACGCGCCGATCTCCTTCTTCATCACCCGGCTCATCCCGTCGAACCATCCGGTCATCGAGCGGGGTGGTCTCGAGCCGCCGATGCTCATCAGCTTCATCGTGGCCCAGATCGGCATGCTGCTGATCGGATACGCGATCTACCAGGTCAGGATGGGCGAGATGACGCTGCAGGACCGTATCGAACGCGCCAAGTCACAGTTGGAAAGGTAG
- the ccsA gene encoding cytochrome c biogenesis protein CcsA: protein MTEVAFVAFWLAMALYAGATVLYAYQVATKRAALSAYATLATGAGFVLHTASIGLQSTATDGTELTGANVLVLMAWALVLVYFILEHLMKVKTYGALLVPAALVVLLVGQIMGASRGVLADLSADQAALLDSWRVGIHVALISFANAGFAVSAVGSLLYLMLERQLKHHKSSKLFNRLPSLAQTDSVARHSVFWAFPVYTAGMLLGALRAIETDVSLWWADARVVLAGLVWLAFALYEFMRWRKGWAGRSAAYLSLVGFALVIVLAIVARTIPAGFHVFGL, encoded by the coding sequence GTGACCGAGGTCGCATTCGTCGCATTCTGGCTTGCGATGGCCCTCTATGCGGGGGCCACGGTGCTCTACGCGTATCAGGTGGCCACGAAGCGCGCCGCTCTCTCGGCGTACGCGACACTCGCCACCGGTGCGGGCTTCGTGCTGCACACGGCGTCCATCGGCCTGCAGTCGACCGCAACCGACGGCACCGAGCTCACCGGCGCCAATGTCCTCGTGCTGATGGCGTGGGCGCTCGTGCTCGTCTACTTCATCCTCGAGCACCTCATGAAGGTGAAGACGTACGGCGCGCTGCTCGTGCCGGCGGCGCTCGTGGTGCTCCTCGTCGGGCAGATCATGGGTGCAAGCCGCGGCGTGCTGGCCGACCTGTCGGCCGACCAGGCGGCGCTCCTTGATAGCTGGCGGGTCGGCATCCATGTCGCGCTCATCAGCTTCGCCAACGCGGGCTTTGCAGTGAGCGCAGTCGGTTCGCTGCTCTACCTCATGCTCGAGCGGCAGCTCAAGCACCACAAGAGCAGCAAGCTGTTCAATCGGCTTCCGTCGCTGGCGCAGACCGACTCGGTTGCACGGCACTCGGTGTTCTGGGCGTTTCCCGTGTATACCGCGGGCATGCTGCTCGGTGCGCTTCGGGCGATCGAGACCGACGTTTCACTGTGGTGGGCCGATGCCCGGGTCGTGCTCGCGGGCCTGGTCTGGCTGGCCTTCGCGCTTTACGAGTTCATGCGCTGGCGCAAGGGCTGGGCCGGCCGCTCGGCTGCCTATCTCTCGCTCGTCGGATTTGCCCTGGTGATCGTGCTCGCGATCGTTGCGCGCACCATCCCGGCCGGCTTCCACGTATTCGGGCTCTAG
- a CDS encoding SDR family oxidoreductase, translating to MTDWTDIHVLVTGGSSGLGLATAELAAGRGAHVTLIARDEARLATARERVEAARTHASQRVVVQAADVGEREALMAAIASAEAELGPVEMLFACAGYCTPGRFVELPLSAFEEHVRVNLLGVIHATRAVVPGMVERGHGHVALVSSMGGLVGVYGYSAYSAAKFGVTGFAEVLRCELKPHGIGVTLLVPPNIDTPGYAREIAVEPAETKAINGIARTRSPEKIARLFVRGVERGHFLVLPGLSNKLLYRLEGLWPELFFALFDSTVAGARKEATAHAE from the coding sequence GTGACGGACTGGACCGACATACACGTGCTCGTCACCGGAGGCTCGAGCGGCCTCGGGTTGGCCACGGCCGAGCTGGCCGCCGGTCGCGGTGCGCATGTGACCCTCATCGCCCGCGATGAGGCGCGTCTCGCGACAGCGCGCGAGCGCGTTGAGGCCGCTCGCACGCACGCGTCGCAGCGCGTGGTCGTACAGGCAGCCGACGTGGGCGAGCGTGAGGCGCTCATGGCCGCGATCGCGAGCGCCGAGGCCGAACTCGGCCCCGTCGAGATGCTCTTCGCGTGCGCGGGCTACTGCACCCCCGGCCGCTTCGTCGAGTTGCCGCTATCGGCCTTCGAGGAGCATGTCCGCGTGAACTTGCTGGGCGTCATCCACGCCACGCGGGCGGTCGTGCCCGGGATGGTGGAGCGCGGCCACGGACACGTGGCGCTCGTGTCGTCGATGGGCGGGCTCGTGGGCGTGTACGGCTATTCGGCCTACAGCGCGGCGAAGTTCGGGGTGACCGGCTTCGCCGAGGTTCTTCGCTGCGAGCTCAAGCCGCACGGTATCGGCGTCACGCTGCTTGTTCCGCCAAACATCGATACCCCCGGCTACGCCCGCGAGATCGCGGTGGAGCCTGCAGAGACGAAGGCGATCAACGGGATAGCGCGCACGCGCAGCCCCGAGAAGATCGCCCGGCTGTTCGTGCGGGGCGTGGAGCGCGGTCACTTCCTCGTGCTGCCGGGTCTCAGTAACAAGCTGCTCTACCGGCTCGAGGGTCTGTGGCCCGAGCTGTTCTTCGCGCTCTTCGACAGCACCGTCGCCGGAGCGCGCAAGGAGGCGACCGCTCATGCCGAATGA